The proteins below are encoded in one region of Streptomyces ficellus:
- a CDS encoding phosphatase PAP2 family protein, translated as MRFAGARWEGADHLLLDALHACGHRRPALASAARALSYAGEHGALWLAAGLTGAVTDRPRRGPWLRATALTATAHLASVTLKRLVRRPRPSLSPIVTVGRGREGRGVLRPVVGRHSFPSSHATSAVAAALVFGALRPGVRRVGVPLATAMCLSRLVVGVHYPTDVAAGALLGAVAAKAGRTWVHRDVADRFRRRRRG; from the coding sequence ATGCGATTCGCGGGCGCCCGGTGGGAGGGCGCCGATCATCTGCTGCTGGACGCGCTGCACGCCTGCGGCCACCGCCGGCCGGCGCTGGCGTCGGCCGCGCGCGCCCTGTCGTACGCGGGCGAGCACGGCGCGCTCTGGCTGGCCGCCGGACTCACCGGCGCGGTGACCGACCGCCCCCGGCGCGGCCCCTGGCTGCGCGCCACGGCCCTCACGGCCACGGCCCACCTGGCCAGCGTGACCCTCAAACGCCTCGTCCGCCGCCCCCGCCCCTCCCTGTCGCCCATCGTCACGGTCGGGCGCGGCAGGGAGGGGCGGGGGGTGCTGCGGCCCGTCGTGGGGCGGCACTCGTTCCCCAGCTCGCACGCCACCTCGGCGGTGGCCGCCGCCCTGGTGTTCGGCGCGCTGCGCCCGGGCGTCCGGCGCGTGGGCGTGCCGCTCGCGACGGCCATGTGCCTGTCCCGCCTGGTGGTGGGCGTGCACTACCCGACCGACGTCGCGGCCGGCGCCCTGCTCGGGGCCGTGGCGGCGAAAGCGGGCCGCACCTGGGTGCACCGGGACGTGGCGGATCGTTTCCGTAGGCGTCGCCGTGGCTGA
- a CDS encoding FAD-binding oxidoreductase — translation MSDADTSTDPAEPVTGWGRTAPSVARVVRPRSYEEAAAAVRACGTRGGIARGLGRAYGDAAQNAGGAVLDMTSLARIRSVDADAGLVVCDAGVSLHRLMQVLLPLGWFVPVTPGTRYVTVGGAIGADIHGKNHHVSGSFGRHVRAFDLLTADGTIHTVAPGTDLFDATTGGMGLTGVILSATLQLLPVETSWMSVDTERAADLDDLMARLTADDHGYRYSVAWIDLLARGAATGRAVLTRGDHAPHDALPRRARRDPLAFRPGRLPPAPSFVPEGLLSRPAVGLFNELWYRKAPRHRTGELQRLSAFFHPLDGVPHWNRVYGRGGFVQYQFVVGHGREDTLRRIVRRIARRGCPSFLAVLKRFGEGDPGWLSFPMPGWTLALDIPAGLSGLGTFLDELDEEVADAGGRVYLAKDSRLRPDALRAMYPRLPDFLALRAELDPRSVFTSDLARRLSL, via the coding sequence ATGTCTGACGCCGACACCTCCACCGACCCCGCCGAACCGGTGACCGGCTGGGGCCGCACCGCCCCCAGCGTCGCCCGCGTCGTCCGCCCCCGCAGCTACGAGGAGGCCGCCGCCGCCGTCCGCGCCTGCGGCACCCGCGGCGGCATCGCCCGCGGGCTCGGCCGCGCCTACGGCGACGCGGCGCAGAACGCCGGGGGCGCCGTACTGGACATGACCTCCCTCGCCCGCATCCGCTCCGTCGACGCGGACGCGGGGCTCGTGGTCTGCGACGCGGGCGTCAGCCTGCACCGCCTGATGCAGGTGCTGCTGCCGCTCGGCTGGTTCGTCCCCGTCACCCCCGGCACCCGCTACGTCACCGTCGGCGGGGCCATCGGCGCCGACATCCACGGCAAGAACCACCACGTCTCCGGGTCGTTCGGCCGCCACGTACGCGCCTTCGACCTCCTCACCGCCGACGGCACGATCCACACCGTCGCCCCCGGCACCGACCTCTTCGACGCGACCACCGGCGGCATGGGCCTCACCGGGGTCATCCTCTCCGCGACCCTCCAGCTGCTGCCCGTCGAGACGTCCTGGATGTCCGTCGACACCGAACGCGCCGCCGACCTCGACGACCTGATGGCCCGCCTCACCGCCGACGACCACGGCTACCGCTACTCCGTCGCCTGGATCGACCTGCTCGCCCGCGGCGCCGCCACCGGCCGCGCCGTCCTCACCCGCGGCGACCACGCCCCCCACGACGCCCTCCCCCGCCGCGCCCGGCGCGACCCGCTCGCCTTCCGCCCCGGCCGGCTGCCCCCGGCGCCCTCCTTCGTGCCCGAGGGGCTCCTCAGCCGCCCGGCGGTCGGCCTGTTCAACGAACTCTGGTACCGCAAGGCGCCCCGGCACCGCACCGGCGAACTCCAGCGGCTGTCCGCCTTCTTCCACCCGCTGGACGGCGTCCCGCACTGGAACCGGGTCTACGGGCGCGGCGGCTTCGTCCAGTACCAGTTCGTCGTCGGACACGGCCGGGAGGACACCCTGCGCCGCATCGTGCGCCGCATCGCCCGCCGGGGCTGCCCGTCCTTCCTCGCCGTCCTCAAACGCTTCGGCGAGGGCGACCCGGGCTGGCTGTCCTTCCCGATGCCCGGCTGGACCCTGGCCCTGGACATCCCGGCCGGGCTCAGCGGCCTCGGCACGTTCCTCGACGAGCTCGACGAGGAGGTCGCGGACGCCGGCGGACGCGTCTACCTCGCCAAGGACTCCCGGCTGCGCCCCGACGCACTGCGCGCCATGTACCCCCGGCTGCCCGACTTCCTCGCCCTGCGCGCCGAGCTGGACCCGCGCTCGGTGTTCACCTCGGACCTCGCCCGCCGCCTGTCTCTGTGA
- a CDS encoding decaprenylphospho-beta-D-erythro-pentofuranosid-2-ulose 2-reductase yields the protein MKDAFGAPQSLLVLGGTSEIALATARRLIARRTRTVWLAGRPSPELDAAAVSLRELRTGQDEVTVHTVPFDALDPAAHEETLGKVFAEGDVDMVLLAFGVLGDQGRDEAAPLDAVRVAQTNYTGAVSAGLTCANALRAQGHGALVVLSSVAAERTRRANFIYGSSKAGLDAFAQGLGDALHGSGVHVMIVRPGFVRTRMTARLAEAPMATTPEAVAHAIEQGLWRRSETVWVPGRLRLVMAAVRHLPRPLFRRLPL from the coding sequence ATGAAGGACGCCTTCGGCGCCCCCCAGTCCCTGCTCGTCCTCGGCGGCACGTCCGAGATCGCGCTCGCCACCGCCCGGCGCCTGATCGCCCGCCGCACCCGCACGGTCTGGCTGGCCGGCCGCCCCTCCCCCGAGCTGGACGCGGCCGCCGTCTCGCTGCGCGAGCTGCGCACCGGGCAGGACGAGGTGACCGTCCACACCGTGCCGTTCGACGCCCTGGACCCGGCCGCCCACGAGGAGACGCTGGGGAAGGTGTTCGCCGAGGGCGACGTCGACATGGTGCTGCTGGCCTTCGGCGTCCTCGGCGACCAGGGTCGCGACGAGGCGGCGCCGCTCGACGCCGTCCGGGTCGCCCAGACCAACTACACCGGCGCCGTCTCCGCCGGCCTGACCTGCGCCAACGCGCTGCGGGCGCAGGGGCACGGCGCGCTGGTCGTGCTGTCGTCGGTGGCCGCCGAGCGGACCCGGCGGGCGAACTTCATCTACGGCTCCAGCAAGGCGGGCCTCGACGCCTTCGCCCAGGGCCTGGGCGACGCCCTGCACGGCTCCGGCGTCCACGTCATGATCGTCAGGCCCGGGTTCGTACGGACGCGGATGACGGCCCGGCTGGCGGAGGCGCCCATGGCCACGACACCGGAGGCGGTGGCGCACGCCATCGAGCAGGGGCTGTGGCGCCGGTCGGAGACCGTGTGGGTGCCGGGCAGGCTCCGCCTGGTGATGGCGGCCGTACGGCACCTGCCCCGCCCGCTCTTCCGCCGCCTGCCCCTCTAG
- a CDS encoding 2'-5' RNA ligase family protein yields MGTVTLGVSIAVPEPYGSLLQERRAGFGDPAAHGIPTHVTLLPPTSVEEARLPAVRAHLAEVAAACRAFPMRLSGTGTFRPLSPVVFVQVVEGAAACSWLQKRVRDASGPLERELLFPYHPHVTVAHGIAEEAMDVAYEELADFEASWTVGSFALYEQGADGVWRKLSEYEFGAGRPAPSVPAQGSPVDEPATSRG; encoded by the coding sequence GTGGGGACCGTAACGCTCGGCGTTTCGATCGCGGTCCCGGAGCCATACGGCAGCCTGCTCCAGGAGCGGCGCGCGGGCTTCGGCGACCCCGCCGCGCACGGCATCCCCACGCACGTCACGCTGCTCCCGCCGACCTCGGTGGAGGAGGCACGGCTGCCCGCGGTCCGGGCCCACCTCGCCGAGGTCGCGGCGGCCTGCCGGGCGTTCCCGATGCGGCTGTCCGGCACGGGCACGTTCCGTCCGCTGTCGCCGGTCGTCTTCGTGCAGGTCGTGGAGGGCGCGGCGGCCTGCTCGTGGCTCCAGAAGCGGGTCCGGGACGCCTCGGGCCCGCTGGAGCGGGAGCTGCTGTTCCCGTACCACCCGCACGTGACGGTGGCGCACGGCATCGCCGAGGAGGCGATGGACGTGGCGTACGAGGAGCTGGCCGACTTCGAGGCGTCCTGGACCGTCGGCTCCTTCGCCCTGTACGAGCAGGGTGCGGACGGCGTGTGGCGGAAGCTGTCCGAGTACGAGTTCGGCGCCGGCCGCCCGGCCCCGTCCGTCCCCGCCCAGGGCTCCCCGGTGGACGAACCGGCCACCAGCCGCGGCTGA
- the trpS gene encoding tryptophan--tRNA ligase → MASDRPRVLSGIQPTAGSFHLGNYLGAVRQWVALQESHDAFYMVVDLHAITIPQEPGELRANTRLAAAQLLAAGLDPERCTLFVQSHVPEHAQLAWVMNCLTGFGEASRMTQFKDKSAKQGADRASVGLFTYPVLQVADILLYQAHEVPVGEDQRQHIELTRDLAERFNARFGETFRVPAPYILKETAKIYDLQDPSVKMSKSASTPKGLVNLLDEPKATAKKVKSAVTDTDTVIRFDPVDKPGVSNLLTIMSTLTGTPVPELERGYEGKLYGALKTDLAEIMVDFVTPFKTRTQEYLDDPETLDSILAKGAEKARSVAAETLAQAYEKVGFLPAKH, encoded by the coding sequence ATGGCCTCTGATCGTCCTCGCGTGCTCTCCGGGATCCAGCCCACCGCCGGCTCCTTCCACCTCGGCAACTACCTCGGCGCGGTCCGCCAGTGGGTCGCTCTCCAGGAGAGCCACGACGCCTTCTACATGGTCGTCGACCTGCACGCGATCACCATTCCGCAGGAGCCGGGGGAGCTGCGCGCCAACACCCGGCTCGCCGCCGCCCAGCTGCTCGCGGCAGGGCTCGACCCCGAGCGCTGCACGCTCTTCGTCCAGAGTCACGTCCCGGAGCACGCCCAGCTCGCCTGGGTCATGAACTGCCTCACCGGCTTCGGCGAGGCGTCCCGCATGACGCAGTTCAAGGACAAGTCCGCCAAGCAGGGCGCCGACCGCGCCTCGGTCGGCCTGTTCACGTACCCGGTCCTCCAGGTCGCCGACATCCTGCTGTACCAGGCCCACGAGGTCCCGGTCGGTGAGGACCAGCGCCAGCACATCGAGCTGACGCGCGACCTCGCCGAGCGGTTCAACGCCCGCTTCGGTGAGACGTTCAGGGTCCCGGCTCCGTACATCCTGAAGGAGACGGCGAAGATCTACGACCTTCAGGACCCGTCGGTCAAGATGAGCAAGTCCGCCTCCACCCCGAAGGGCTTGGTCAACCTCCTGGACGAGCCGAAGGCGACCGCGAAGAAGGTGAAGAGCGCGGTGACCGACACCGACACCGTGATCCGCTTCGACCCGGTGGACAAGCCGGGCGTCAGCAACCTGCTGACGATCATGTCCACCCTCACCGGCACCCCCGTCCCCGAGCTGGAGCGCGGCTACGAGGGCAAGCTGTACGGGGCGCTGAAGACCGATCTCGCCGAGATCATGGTCGACTTCGTGACCCCGTTCAAGACCCGTACCCAGGAATACCTGGACGACCCGGAGACGCTGGACTCGATCCTGGCCAAGGGCGCGGAGAAGGCCCGCTCGGTCGCCGCGGAGACGCTGGCGCAGGCGTACGAGAAGGTGGGCTTCCTGCCCGCGAAGCACTGA
- the glyA gene encoding serine hydroxymethyltransferase, translating to MTSLAVSAHHAPARHPALAAADPELAALVGAEERLQADTLRLIPSENYVSQAVLEASGTVLQNKYSEGYAGRRYYEGQQNVDQVERLAVARAKALFGVDHANVQPYSGSPANLAVYLAFAQPGDTVMGMALPMGGHLTHGWGVSATGSWFRGVQYGVRQDTGLIDFDEVRDLALKERPKVIFCGGTALPRTIDFAAFAEIAREAGAVLVADVAHIAGLIAGGAHPSPVPHVDVVSTTTHKTLRGPRGAMLMCREEHAKAIDKAVFPGLQGGPHNQTTAAIAVALHEASGASFRDYAHGVVANAKALADELLARGFDLVSGGTDNHLILMDLTRRDVPGKIAAKALDRAGIVVNYNTVPYDPRKPFDPSGIRIGTPSLTSRGLGTEHMGAVAEWIDRGVTAARTGDEAALAMIRAEVADLMAAYPAPGLPV from the coding sequence ATGACCAGCCTCGCCGTCTCCGCCCACCACGCCCCCGCCCGCCACCCGGCGCTCGCCGCCGCCGATCCGGAACTCGCCGCGCTCGTCGGCGCGGAGGAGCGGCTCCAGGCGGACACCCTGCGCCTGATCCCCAGCGAGAACTACGTCTCGCAGGCGGTCCTGGAGGCCTCCGGGACCGTCCTGCAGAACAAGTACAGCGAGGGCTACGCGGGCCGGCGCTACTACGAGGGCCAGCAGAACGTCGACCAGGTCGAGCGGCTCGCCGTCGCCCGGGCGAAGGCCCTCTTCGGCGTGGACCACGCCAACGTCCAGCCCTACTCCGGCTCCCCGGCGAACCTCGCCGTCTACCTGGCCTTCGCGCAGCCCGGCGACACCGTGATGGGCATGGCCCTCCCGATGGGCGGTCACCTCACGCACGGCTGGGGCGTCTCCGCGACGGGCTCCTGGTTCCGGGGCGTCCAGTACGGCGTCCGCCAGGACACCGGGCTGATCGACTTCGACGAGGTGCGCGACCTCGCCCTCAAGGAGCGTCCCAAGGTCATCTTCTGCGGGGGCACCGCCCTGCCCCGGACCATCGACTTCGCCGCCTTCGCGGAGATCGCCCGCGAGGCGGGCGCCGTGCTGGTCGCCGACGTGGCGCACATCGCCGGCCTGATCGCGGGCGGCGCCCACCCGTCGCCGGTGCCGCACGTCGACGTCGTCTCCACGACCACCCACAAGACCCTGCGCGGGCCGCGCGGCGCGATGCTCATGTGCCGGGAGGAGCACGCGAAGGCCATCGACAAGGCGGTCTTCCCGGGGCTCCAGGGCGGCCCGCACAACCAGACCACCGCCGCCATCGCCGTCGCCCTGCACGAGGCGTCCGGCGCCTCCTTCCGCGACTACGCGCACGGCGTCGTCGCCAACGCGAAGGCGCTCGCCGACGAGCTGCTGGCCCGGGGCTTCGACCTGGTCTCCGGCGGTACGGACAACCACCTGATCCTCATGGACCTCACCCGCAGGGACGTCCCCGGCAAGATCGCGGCCAAGGCGCTGGACCGGGCGGGGATCGTGGTCAACTACAACACCGTCCCCTACGACCCGCGCAAGCCGTTCGACCCCTCCGGCATCCGCATCGGCACGCCCTCCCTCACCTCGCGGGGGCTCGGTACGGAGCACATGGGGGCCGTCGCCGAGTGGATCGACCGGGGTGTCACGGCGGCCCGCACCGGTGACGAGGCGGCCCTCGCCATGATCCGCGCCGAGGTCGCCGACCTCATGGCCGCCTACCCGGCCCCCGGCCTCCCCGTCTGA
- the rocD gene encoding ornithine--oxo-acid transaminase translates to MSRTQEAIASAEAHSAHNYHPLPVVVSSAEGAWMTDVEGRRYLDMLAGYSALNFGHGNRRLLDAAKAQLERVTLTSRAFHHDRFADFCEQLAEFCGMEMVLPMNTGAEAVETAVKTARKWGYRVKGVPDGAARIIVASDNFHGRTTTIVSFSTDPEARADYGPYTPGFDIVPYGDLAAMEAAMTEDTVAVLLEPIQGEAGVLVPPAGYLPAVRELTRRRNVLFVADEIQSGLGRTGRTFACEHEDVVPDMYVLGKALGGGVVPVSAVVSSAEVLGVHRPGEHGSTFGGNPLACAVALEVLAMLRTGEYQQRAAELGDHLHQELGLMVGGGAVEAVRGRGLWAGVDIVPGLGTGREISERLMDRRVLVKDTHGSTIRIAPPLTISKEDLDWGLEQLRQVLR, encoded by the coding sequence GTGTCGAGAACACAAGAGGCGATCGCTTCCGCGGAGGCGCACAGCGCGCACAACTACCACCCGTTGCCCGTCGTCGTCTCGTCGGCGGAGGGTGCCTGGATGACCGATGTCGAGGGGCGCCGGTACCTCGACATGCTCGCCGGCTACTCGGCGCTCAACTTCGGCCACGGCAACCGGCGGCTGCTCGACGCCGCGAAGGCGCAGCTGGAGCGGGTGACGCTGACGTCGCGGGCGTTCCACCACGACCGGTTCGCCGACTTCTGCGAGCAACTGGCCGAGTTCTGCGGCATGGAGATGGTGCTGCCGATGAACACCGGGGCGGAGGCGGTGGAGACCGCCGTGAAGACCGCCCGCAAGTGGGGGTACCGCGTCAAGGGCGTGCCGGACGGCGCCGCGAGGATCATCGTGGCGTCGGACAACTTCCACGGCCGTACGACGACGATCGTCAGCTTCTCCACCGACCCCGAGGCGCGGGCGGACTACGGCCCGTACACGCCCGGGTTCGACATCGTGCCGTACGGCGACCTGGCGGCGATGGAGGCGGCCATGACGGAGGACACCGTCGCCGTGCTGCTGGAGCCGATCCAGGGCGAGGCGGGGGTGCTGGTGCCGCCCGCCGGGTACCTGCCGGCGGTGCGGGAGCTGACCCGGCGGCGGAACGTGCTGTTCGTCGCGGACGAGATCCAGTCGGGTCTGGGCCGCACGGGCCGGACGTTCGCGTGCGAACACGAGGACGTCGTCCCGGACATGTACGTGCTGGGCAAGGCGCTGGGCGGCGGTGTCGTACCGGTGTCGGCGGTCGTGTCGAGCGCGGAGGTGCTCGGCGTCCACCGGCCGGGCGAGCACGGCTCGACGTTCGGCGGCAACCCGCTGGCGTGCGCGGTGGCGCTGGAGGTGCTGGCGATGCTGCGCACCGGCGAGTACCAGCAGCGCGCCGCCGAGCTGGGCGACCACCTCCACCAGGAGCTGGGCCTGATGGTCGGCGGCGGCGCCGTGGAGGCGGTGCGGGGCCGCGGCCTGTGGGCGGGCGTGGACATCGTGCCGGGCCTCGGCACGGGCCGGGAGATCTCGGAACGGCTGATGGACCGCCGGGTCCTGGTCAAGGACACCCACGGCTCCACGATCCGGATCGCCCCGCCGCTGACCATCAGCAAGGAGGACCTCGACTGGGGCCTGGAGCAGCTGCGGCAGGTGCTGCGCTGA